In one Streptomyces sp. NBC_01288 genomic region, the following are encoded:
- a CDS encoding cell division protein FtsQ/DivIB, translated as MAGPSTAERGERQQESSGPPLVRRLGPRRLRLIVVLALAAALLGTAAVWLLYGSQWLRVEKVSVSGTKVLTPEQVREAADVPVGGPLISVDTDAIEARLRSKLPRIGTVDVVRSWPHGIGLKVTERSPVLVEKKGGNFIEVDGKGVRFATVSTPPKSVPTLELALSPSSSSAAGLRRFGEDRLVREAVKVAGDIPAAVARVTQVVKVRSYDGISLELSGGRTVSWGSGDKGAAKARTLTALMKAASGARHFDVSVPTAPASAGS; from the coding sequence GTGGCCGGACCGAGCACCGCCGAGCGCGGTGAACGCCAACAGGAGTCGTCCGGCCCGCCCCTTGTCCGGCGTCTGGGACCAAGACGCCTTCGTCTGATTGTCGTACTCGCCCTCGCCGCAGCCCTGTTGGGCACCGCCGCGGTCTGGCTGCTCTACGGCTCGCAGTGGCTGCGGGTCGAGAAGGTGTCGGTCTCCGGGACAAAGGTTCTGACGCCGGAGCAGGTGCGCGAAGCCGCCGACGTTCCGGTCGGCGGACCGTTGATTTCCGTCGACACCGATGCGATCGAAGCCCGACTCCGCAGTAAATTGCCCCGAATTGGCACTGTTGACGTAGTCCGTTCCTGGCCTCATGGAATCGGGCTGAAAGTGACCGAACGCAGCCCGGTCCTGGTGGAGAAAAAGGGCGGAAACTTCATCGAAGTGGACGGCAAGGGCGTGCGGTTCGCCACCGTTTCCACGCCACCGAAGTCCGTCCCCACTCTCGAATTGGCGCTCTCCCCGTCGAGTTCGTCCGCGGCGGGCCTGCGCCGCTTCGGCGAGGACCGACTCGTGCGCGAGGCGGTGAAGGTCGCGGGTGACATTCCGGCCGCGGTCGCACGCGTCACCCAGGTCGTCAAGGTCCGTTCCTACGACGGCATCTCGCTGGAGTTGAGCGGCGGCCGGACGGTCTCTTGGGGAAGTGGTGACAAGGGCGCGGCGAAGGCGCGTACGCTCACCGCTCTCATGAAAGCAGCTTCCGGCGCCCGGCACTTCGACGTAAGTGTTCCCACCGCCCCTGCGTCAGCCGGGAGTTGA
- the ftsW gene encoding putative lipid II flippase FtsW, with product MPSSRTGRPPVQQRTPRRPAAARTVRDNPVRRLYTNARRAWDRPLTAYYLIAGGSVLITVLGLVMVYSASQITALQLSLPGSYFFRKQFLAACIGGVLALAASRMPVKLHRALAYPILAGAVFMMALVQLPGIGMSVNGNRNWISLGGSFQIQPSEFGKLALVLWGADLLARKQDKAMLSQWKHMLVPLVPVAFMLLGLIMLGGDMGTAIILTAILFGLLWLAGAPTRLFAGVLSIAAVIGVILIKTSPNRMARLACIGATEPKTGVADCWQAVHGIYALASGGIFGSGLGASVEKWGQLPEAHTDFIFAVTGEELGLAGTLSVLALFAALGYAGIRVAGRTEDPFVRYAAGGVTTWIIAQAVINIGAVLGLLPIAGVPLPLFSYGGSALLPTMFAIGLLIAFARDDPAARAALAMRQPRFGRKRGGRGTGSGQRPRRWNTMRRRASAARSSGER from the coding sequence ATGCCCAGTAGCCGTACCGGCCGGCCGCCCGTGCAGCAGCGGACCCCCAGACGTCCCGCCGCCGCCAGGACCGTCCGCGACAACCCCGTACGACGGCTCTACACCAACGCGCGCCGGGCCTGGGACCGGCCGCTGACCGCCTACTACCTGATCGCCGGCGGCAGCGTGCTGATCACCGTGCTCGGTCTGGTGATGGTCTACTCGGCCTCCCAGATCACCGCACTCCAACTCTCGCTGCCCGGCTCCTATTTCTTCCGCAAACAGTTCCTCGCCGCCTGTATCGGCGGGGTCTTGGCGCTGGCCGCCTCGCGGATGCCGGTCAAGTTGCACCGGGCGCTGGCCTATCCGATCCTCGCGGGCGCCGTCTTCATGATGGCGCTGGTGCAGTTGCCGGGGATAGGGATGTCGGTCAACGGCAACCGCAACTGGATCTCGCTCGGCGGCTCCTTCCAGATCCAGCCCAGCGAGTTCGGCAAGCTGGCCCTGGTCCTGTGGGGCGCCGACCTGCTCGCCCGCAAGCAGGACAAGGCGATGCTGTCCCAGTGGAAGCACATGCTGGTGCCGCTGGTGCCGGTCGCGTTCATGCTGCTCGGACTGATCATGCTCGGCGGCGACATGGGTACGGCGATCATCCTCACCGCGATCCTGTTCGGCCTGCTCTGGCTGGCCGGCGCTCCGACTCGGCTCTTCGCCGGCGTGCTGTCGATCGCGGCCGTGATCGGTGTGATCCTCATCAAGACCAGCCCCAACCGCATGGCCCGGCTCGCCTGCATCGGCGCCACCGAGCCCAAGACCGGGGTCGCCGACTGCTGGCAGGCCGTGCACGGGATCTACGCGCTCGCATCCGGCGGGATCTTCGGCTCCGGGCTCGGCGCGAGTGTGGAGAAATGGGGTCAACTCCCCGAGGCCCACACCGACTTCATCTTCGCCGTCACCGGTGAGGAACTGGGTCTGGCGGGCACACTGTCGGTGCTCGCCCTCTTCGCGGCTCTAGGCTATGCGGGTATCCGCGTGGCCGGACGCACGGAGGACCCCTTCGTGAGGTATGCCGCGGGAGGCGTGACCACCTGGATCATCGCTCAGGCGGTGATCAACATCGGTGCGGTGCTCGGCCTGCTGCCGATCGCCGGCGTCCCGCTCCCGCTGTTCTCCTACGGGGGTTCCGCCCTGCTGCCGACCATGTTCGCCATCGGGTTGCTGATCGCCTTCGCGCGCGACGACCCCGCTGCGCGGGCGGCGCTTGCGATGCGGCAACCCCGCTTTGGTAGAAAACGGGGAGGCAGGGGTACCGGTTCCGGCCAAAGGCCCCGGAGATGGAACACGATGCGACGGCGTGCCTCGGCGGCGCGTTCGTCCGGAGAGCGGTGA
- the murG gene encoding undecaprenyldiphospho-muramoylpentapeptide beta-N-acetylglucosaminyltransferase translates to MHVVLAGGGTAGHIEPALALADALRRQDPTVGITALGTERGLETRLVPERGYELALIPAVPLPRRPTPELITVPGRLRGTIKAAEQILERTKADCVVGFGGYVALPGYLAAKRLGVPIVIHEANARPGLANKIGSRYAARVAVSTPDSKLRDARYIGIPLRRTIATLDRAAVRPEARAAFGLDPNLPTLLVSGGSQGARHLNEVVERVAPYLQQAGIQILHAVGPKNELPQVHQMPGMPPYIPVPYVDRMDLAYAAADMMLCRAGAMTVAELSAVGLPAAYVPLPIGNGEQRLNAQPVVKAGGGLLVDDAELTPEWVQGNVLPVLADPHRLYEMSRAASEFGRRDADDLLVGMVYEAIASRHR, encoded by the coding sequence GTGCATGTCGTACTCGCCGGTGGGGGGACCGCCGGCCACATCGAGCCGGCGCTCGCCCTCGCGGACGCCCTGCGCAGGCAGGACCCCACCGTGGGGATCACAGCCCTGGGCACGGAGCGCGGCCTTGAGACCCGTCTCGTACCCGAGCGGGGCTACGAACTCGCGCTGATCCCCGCCGTACCCCTGCCGCGCAGGCCCACCCCCGAACTGATCACCGTGCCGGGCCGGTTGCGCGGCACGATCAAGGCGGCCGAGCAGATCCTGGAGCGCACCAAGGCGGACTGTGTCGTCGGCTTCGGCGGCTATGTGGCGCTGCCCGGCTATCTCGCGGCCAAGCGCCTCGGGGTGCCGATCGTGATCCACGAGGCCAACGCCCGGCCCGGGTTGGCCAACAAGATCGGCTCGCGGTACGCGGCCCGGGTCGCCGTCTCGACCCCGGACAGCAAGCTGCGGGACGCCCGCTACATCGGCATCCCGCTGCGCCGCACGATCGCCACCCTGGACCGCGCGGCCGTACGGCCCGAGGCCCGGGCCGCGTTCGGGCTCGACCCGAACCTGCCGACCCTGCTGGTCTCCGGCGGCTCGCAGGGCGCCCGGCACCTGAACGAGGTGGTCGAGCGGGTCGCGCCGTACCTCCAACAGGCCGGAATCCAGATCCTGCACGCGGTCGGCCCGAAGAACGAACTGCCGCAGGTGCACCAGATGCCGGGGATGCCCCCCTACATCCCGGTACCGTACGTGGACCGGATGGACCTCGCGTACGCCGCGGCCGACATGATGCTCTGCCGCGCGGGCGCGATGACCGTCGCCGAACTCTCCGCCGTCGGACTCCCGGCCGCCTACGTCCCGCTGCCCATCGGCAACGGCGAACAGCGGCTGAACGCCCAGCCGGTGGTCAAGGCCGGCGGCGGACTCCTGGTCGACGACGCGGAACTGACGCCCGAGTGGGTCCAGGGCAACGTCCTGCCCGTGCTCGCCGACCCGCACCGGCTGTACGAGATGTCGCGCGCGGCAAGCGAGTTCGGCCGCCGGGACGCCGACGACCTGCTCGTCGGCATGGTGTACGAGGCGATCGCCTCGCGGCACCGTTAG
- the ftsZ gene encoding cell division protein FtsZ produces the protein MAAPQNYLAVIKVIGVGGGGVNAINRMIEVGLKGVEFIAINTDAQALLMSDADVKLDVGRELTRGLGAGANPAVGRKAAEDHREEIEEVLKGADMVFVTAGEGGGTGTGGAPVVANIARQLGALTIGVVTRPFTFEGRRRANQAEDGIAELREEVDTLIVIPNDRLLSISDRQVSVLDAFKSADQVLLSGVQGITDLITTPGLINLDFADVKSVMSEAGSALMGIGSARGDDRAVAAAEMAISSPLLEASIDGARGVLLSISGGSDLGLFEINEAAQLVSEAAHPEANIIFGAVIDDALGDEVRVTVIAAGFDGGQPPTRRETGGSSTSARRDEPTPVRQESRPSFGSLGSVKPKEEPEHAPEPVADHPVAPPVPPSRTYSDSAAEELDVPDFLK, from the coding sequence GTGGCAGCACCGCAGAACTACCTCGCAGTCATCAAAGTCATCGGTGTCGGCGGCGGTGGTGTCAATGCCATCAACCGGATGATCGAGGTCGGTCTCAAGGGCGTCGAGTTCATCGCCATCAACACCGACGCGCAGGCGCTGTTGATGAGCGACGCCGACGTCAAACTCGACGTCGGCCGTGAACTCACCCGCGGACTCGGCGCCGGCGCCAACCCGGCCGTCGGCCGCAAGGCCGCCGAGGATCACCGCGAGGAGATCGAGGAGGTCCTCAAGGGGGCCGACATGGTCTTCGTGACGGCAGGCGAAGGCGGCGGCACCGGCACCGGCGGCGCGCCCGTCGTGGCCAACATCGCCCGCCAGCTCGGCGCCCTCACCATCGGCGTGGTCACCCGCCCGTTCACCTTCGAGGGACGGCGTCGCGCCAACCAGGCGGAGGACGGCATCGCCGAACTCCGCGAAGAGGTCGACACCCTCATCGTCATCCCGAACGACCGGCTGCTGTCCATCTCGGACCGCCAGGTCTCGGTCCTCGACGCCTTCAAGTCGGCGGACCAGGTCCTGCTCTCCGGTGTGCAGGGCATCACCGATCTCATCACCACCCCCGGCCTGATCAACCTCGACTTCGCCGACGTCAAGTCCGTGATGTCCGAGGCCGGTTCGGCCCTCATGGGTATCGGCTCGGCCCGCGGCGACGACCGCGCGGTGGCGGCGGCCGAGATGGCGATCTCCTCGCCGCTCCTGGAGGCCTCCATCGACGGCGCCCGCGGCGTCCTGCTCTCCATCTCCGGCGGCTCCGACCTCGGCCTGTTCGAGATCAACGAAGCGGCCCAACTGGTCAGCGAGGCCGCCCACCCCGAGGCCAACATCATCTTCGGCGCGGTCATCGACGACGCCCTCGGCGACGAGGTCCGGGTCACGGTCATCGCGGCCGGCTTCGACGGTGGCCAGCCGCCGACCCGCCGCGAGACGGGCGGAAGCTCCACTTCGGCCCGCCGCGACGAGCCGACTCCGGTACGGCAGGAGAGCCGTCCGTCCTTCGGCTCGCTCGGCAGCGTCAAGCCCAAGGAGGAGCCGGAGCACGCTCCGGAGCCGGTCGCCGACCACCCGGTCGCCCCGCCGGTCCCGCCGTCGCGGACCTACTCGGACAGCGC